A stretch of the Planctomycetota bacterium genome encodes the following:
- a CDS encoding DVUA0089 family protein, whose protein sequence is MRTTATAVAVLAAAGIANAQVWDEVGDAGQDGIAAAQETVGVGSLTAINGTLGTDVDLYAIMITDVDAFTASTVDSAGFDTQLFLFAADGTGITENDDDSISGSLQSVLNSDGLIATGSGPGLYYVAVTEFNQDPLDADGIDMFGFDTWPGSGDQRSPVSALALDTWDGASFGSGGDYTIALTGAGFAIPSPASLALLGMGGLLASRRRR, encoded by the coding sequence ATGCGCACCACTGCTACCGCCGTCGCGGTGCTCGCCGCGGCGGGCATCGCCAACGCCCAGGTTTGGGATGAAGTCGGCGATGCCGGCCAGGACGGCATCGCCGCCGCCCAGGAGACCGTCGGCGTGGGCTCGCTGACCGCCATCAACGGCACACTCGGCACCGATGTTGACCTGTACGCCATCATGATCACCGACGTCGACGCGTTCACCGCTTCGACCGTCGATAGCGCGGGCTTCGACACCCAGCTGTTCCTCTTCGCCGCCGACGGCACCGGCATCACCGAGAACGACGACGATTCCATCAGTGGCTCGCTCCAGTCGGTCCTCAACAGCGACGGCCTCATCGCCACCGGTAGCGGCCCCGGCCTCTACTACGTCGCCGTCACCGAGTTCAACCAGGACCCGCTCGACGCCGACGGCATCGACATGTTCGGCTTCGACACCTGGCCCGGCAGCGGCGACCAGCGCTCGCCCGTCTCGGCCCTCGCCCTGGACACCTGGGACGGCGCCAGCTTCGGCTCCGGCGGCGACTACACCATCGCCCTCACCGGTGCCGGATTCGCCATCCCCTCGCCGGCCTCGCTCGCCCTCCTGGGCATGGGCGGCCTGCTGGCCTCGCGCCGCCGCCGATAA
- a CDS encoding ATP-dependent Clp protease ATP-binding subunit, giving the protein MFERFTDRARKVMGLANQEAQRLNHEYIGTEHILLGLVKEGSGVGANVLKNLDVDLRKVRLEVEKLVKAGPEMVTMGKLPQTPRAKKVIEYAIEEARSLNHNYVGTEHLLLGLLREQDGVAAQVLRNLGLKLEEVREEVLNLLGASGEGGSEEGYAGAGVSGGGQAEGGRRGKSRTPALDSFGRDLTELAKESSLDPVIGRANEIERVVQILCRRTKNNPVLLGEAGVGKTAIVEGMAQRIISGDVPEILHEKRIVVLDLAMMVAGTKYRGQFEERIKAVMNEVRRAKNVILFIDELHTLVGAGGAEGAIDASNVLKPALARGEIQCIGATTFDEYRKYIEKDAALARRFQSIPVDPPNDEQTVEIIKGLRDRYEQHHRVRITDDAVRSAVELSGRYISGRVQPDKSIDVIDEAGARVRIKSMSKPPDLAEIESEIERLGVDKDEAVKAADYERAAELRDQAEQLRKKKEEIQKSWREKSKEIDGTVDEDIIAEVVSSMTGVPLQRLESEEADRLLKLEDELHKKVISQEEAIKAVSRAIRRARAGLKDPKRPMGSFIFVGPSGVGKTLLSKALAEFMFGDEEALVHLDMSEYMEKHNVSRLIGAPPGYVGYEEGGQLTERIRRRPYSVVLLDEVEKAHPDVFNMLLQIMEEGRLTDSFGRNVDFRNTVMIMTSNIGADLIKGGGGFGFQKRTADVDYDNIKGILMKEIERFFRPEFINRLDDTIVFRPLNRDDLVQIIEYEVKKVADRLRVQDIVMELDQPAKDFLIDKGYNPDFGARPLRRAIGQYIEDPLSEMLLSGEISGRTTVKVTRKGEDENLFFTAEARPDEGGSDGEDDGDQPQGNGDQPVSAGVEST; this is encoded by the coding sequence ATGTTCGAGCGGTTTACCGACCGAGCCCGCAAGGTGATGGGGCTGGCCAACCAGGAAGCCCAGCGCCTGAATCATGAGTACATCGGGACCGAGCACATCCTGCTCGGGCTCGTGAAGGAGGGCTCCGGCGTCGGGGCCAACGTGCTCAAGAACCTGGACGTGGACCTGCGGAAGGTCCGCCTCGAGGTCGAGAAGCTCGTGAAGGCCGGCCCCGAGATGGTGACGATGGGCAAGCTGCCCCAGACGCCGCGGGCGAAGAAGGTCATCGAGTACGCGATCGAGGAGGCCCGGAGCCTCAACCACAACTACGTGGGCACCGAGCACCTGCTGCTGGGCCTGCTGCGCGAGCAGGACGGCGTGGCGGCGCAGGTGCTGCGGAACCTGGGGCTCAAGCTCGAGGAGGTCCGCGAGGAGGTGCTCAACCTGCTCGGCGCGTCGGGCGAGGGCGGCAGCGAGGAGGGCTACGCCGGCGCGGGCGTCTCGGGTGGCGGACAGGCCGAGGGCGGCCGCCGCGGCAAGAGCCGCACGCCGGCGCTCGACAGCTTCGGCCGCGACTTGACCGAGCTGGCCAAGGAGAGTTCGCTGGATCCGGTGATCGGCCGGGCGAACGAGATCGAGCGCGTGGTGCAGATCCTGTGCCGCCGGACGAAGAACAACCCGGTGCTGCTGGGCGAGGCGGGCGTCGGCAAGACGGCCATCGTCGAGGGCATGGCGCAGCGGATCATCAGCGGCGACGTGCCCGAGATCCTGCACGAGAAGCGGATCGTGGTGCTCGACCTTGCGATGATGGTCGCCGGCACGAAGTACCGCGGGCAGTTCGAGGAGCGGATCAAGGCGGTGATGAACGAGGTTCGCCGCGCCAAGAACGTGATCCTGTTCATCGACGAGCTGCACACGCTGGTGGGTGCGGGCGGGGCCGAGGGCGCCATCGACGCCAGCAACGTGCTCAAGCCGGCGTTGGCTCGCGGCGAGATCCAGTGCATCGGCGCGACCACGTTCGACGAGTACCGCAAGTACATCGAGAAGGACGCGGCGCTCGCGCGACGGTTCCAGTCGATCCCGGTGGACCCGCCCAACGACGAGCAGACCGTCGAGATCATCAAGGGGCTGCGGGATCGCTACGAGCAGCACCACCGCGTGCGGATCACCGACGACGCCGTGCGTTCGGCCGTGGAGCTGAGCGGTCGGTACATCTCGGGGCGGGTGCAGCCCGACAAGTCGATCGACGTGATCGACGAGGCGGGCGCGCGTGTCCGGATCAAGAGCATGAGCAAGCCGCCAGATCTGGCCGAGATCGAGAGCGAGATCGAGCGGTTGGGCGTGGATAAGGACGAGGCCGTCAAGGCCGCGGACTACGAGCGGGCCGCCGAACTCCGCGACCAGGCCGAGCAGCTCCGCAAGAAGAAGGAGGAGATCCAGAAGTCCTGGCGCGAGAAGAGCAAGGAGATCGACGGCACGGTGGACGAGGACATCATCGCCGAGGTGGTGTCGAGCATGACCGGGGTGCCGCTGCAGCGGCTGGAGAGCGAGGAGGCCGACCGCCTGCTCAAGCTCGAGGACGAGCTGCACAAGAAGGTCATCAGCCAGGAGGAGGCCATCAAGGCGGTGTCGCGTGCGATCCGCCGGGCTCGCGCCGGGCTGAAGGATCCGAAGCGGCCGATGGGCTCGTTCATCTTCGTGGGGCCCAGCGGCGTCGGCAAGACGCTGCTGAGCAAGGCCCTTGCGGAGTTCATGTTCGGCGACGAGGAGGCCCTCGTGCACCTGGACATGAGCGAGTACATGGAGAAGCACAACGTCAGCCGGCTGATCGGTGCGCCTCCGGGCTACGTCGGGTACGAGGAGGGCGGCCAGCTCACCGAGCGGATCCGGCGGCGGCCGTACTCGGTCGTGCTGCTGGATGAGGTCGAGAAGGCCCACCCCGACGTGTTCAACATGCTGCTGCAGATCATGGAGGAAGGCCGCCTGACCGACTCGTTCGGCCGCAACGTGGACTTCCGCAACACGGTCATGATCATGACCAGCAATATCGGTGCGGACCTGATCAAGGGCGGCGGCGGCTTCGGCTTCCAGAAGCGGACCGCGGACGTGGACTACGACAACATCAAGGGCATCCTGATGAAGGAAATCGAGCGGTTCTTCCGCCCCGAATTCATCAACCGCCTGGATGACACGATCGTGTTCCGGCCGCTCAATCGCGACGACCTGGTGCAGATCATCGAGTACGAGGTTAAGAAGGTGGCCGACCGGCTCCGCGTGCAGGACATCGTGATGGAGCTGGACCAGCCGGCCAAGGACTTCTTGATCGACAAGGGGTACAACCCCGACTTCGGCGCGCGGCCGCTGCGCCGCGCGATCGGGCAGTACATCGAGGATCCGCTCAGCGAGATGCTGCTCAGCGGCGAGATCTCGGGGCGGACCACCGTGAAGGTGACCCGCAAGGGCGAGGACGAGAACCTGTTCTTTACCGCCGAAGCGCGGCCCGACGAGGGCGGCTCGGACGGCGAGGACGACGGCGACCAGCCGCAGGGCAACGGCGACCAGCCGGTGTCGGCGGGGGTCGAATCGACCTAG
- the holA gene encoding DNA polymerase III subunit delta, whose protein sequence is MARRAATRALDGGERVVVLKGPDAFLRQHYFEQLQEMVAGRTGLDVQTVRFEGESAELGDVLDECRSLGLLPVHKLVVVDAADRFVRERTRPGLEKYAAEPEERTTLVLRAEAWRPGRLDKAVEKVGAVVDCKASTPETAARWATGRAESAHGVTLPAQAAWLLVDLVGTDLARLDGELAKLAIECGGEGSITPEAVRSLVASTREAEKPWPLQDELLTGDPARALGYVELWMGHAPRDRAVPALWACVDLTRVLATAARMAEGGTPEGVIAKHLKLWPQQKGAAVVGAARRLGAAGCARLHERACEADASAKRGTPARLALEALCIEIASAVGGRADAR, encoded by the coding sequence ATGGCGCGGCGTGCGGCAACCAGGGCCCTGGACGGCGGCGAGCGGGTGGTCGTCCTCAAGGGGCCCGATGCCTTTCTAAGGCAGCACTACTTCGAGCAACTCCAGGAGATGGTGGCCGGGCGGACGGGGCTGGACGTGCAGACCGTGCGGTTCGAGGGGGAGTCGGCCGAGCTGGGCGACGTGCTCGACGAGTGCCGCAGCCTGGGGCTGCTGCCGGTGCACAAGCTGGTGGTGGTGGACGCGGCGGACAGGTTCGTCCGCGAGCGGACGCGGCCGGGCCTGGAGAAGTACGCCGCGGAGCCCGAGGAGCGGACCACGCTGGTGCTGCGGGCCGAGGCGTGGCGGCCGGGGCGGCTGGACAAGGCGGTGGAGAAGGTCGGCGCGGTGGTGGACTGCAAGGCGTCCACGCCCGAGACGGCGGCGCGGTGGGCGACGGGGCGGGCGGAGTCTGCGCACGGCGTGACGCTGCCGGCCCAGGCGGCGTGGCTGCTGGTGGACCTGGTGGGGACCGACCTGGCGCGGCTGGACGGCGAACTGGCGAAGCTGGCGATCGAGTGCGGCGGCGAGGGCTCGATCACGCCGGAGGCTGTGCGGTCGCTGGTGGCGTCGACGCGGGAGGCCGAGAAGCCCTGGCCGCTGCAGGATGAGCTGCTCACGGGCGACCCGGCGCGGGCGCTGGGCTACGTCGAGCTGTGGATGGGGCACGCGCCGCGGGATCGGGCCGTCCCCGCGCTGTGGGCGTGCGTGGACCTGACGCGGGTGCTGGCGACGGCGGCGCGGATGGCCGAGGGTGGTACGCCGGAGGGCGTGATCGCCAAGCACCTCAAGCTCTGGCCCCAGCAGAAGGGGGCGGCCGTGGTGGGGGCGGCGCGGCGGCTGGGTGCGGCGGGGTGTGCTCGGCTGCACGAGCGTGCCTGCGAGGCCGACGCGTCGGCCAAGCGGGGCACGCCCGCGCGGCTGGCGCTCGAGGCGCTGTGCATCGAAATCGCAAGCGCCGTCGGCGGCCGCGCCGATGCACGGTGA
- a CDS encoding class I SAM-dependent methyltransferase: MPTVAENKRRWASHAWREGGDEWSTLAGGSARWWHGILLPRLMPILAALPERAHVLEIGPGHGRWTRFLLDHAREATLLDLDEGCLDACVARFGQRVRPVLGDGWTFSGDAARVRGPVDFVFSYDSLVHAEIEALGSYLREMARVLRPGGFAFLHHSNLGAFVGREGKPAVSPTHWRATSADAAGVRSRAVAAGLGVPLQELCTKGGPNDRAMIDCITLLRKPEVGDPTSTPGGATMVLENLDFWQEIQALGRAGRAYDAAVDPLHRPAHLPPLLEGERATLRARALRG, from the coding sequence ATGCCGACGGTGGCCGAGAACAAGCGGCGATGGGCGAGCCACGCGTGGCGCGAGGGCGGCGACGAGTGGTCGACGCTAGCGGGCGGCAGCGCGCGGTGGTGGCACGGCATCCTGCTGCCGCGGCTGATGCCGATCCTTGCGGCACTGCCCGAGCGGGCGCACGTGCTGGAGATCGGCCCCGGACACGGCCGGTGGACGCGATTCCTGCTGGACCACGCTCGGGAGGCGACGCTGCTGGACCTGGACGAGGGCTGCCTCGACGCGTGCGTTGCGCGCTTCGGGCAGCGGGTGCGGCCGGTGCTGGGTGATGGCTGGACGTTCTCGGGCGACGCGGCACGGGTGCGCGGGCCGGTGGACTTCGTCTTCAGCTACGACAGCCTGGTGCACGCCGAGATCGAGGCGCTCGGCTCCTACCTGCGAGAGATGGCGCGGGTGCTGCGGCCCGGCGGCTTTGCGTTCCTGCATCACAGCAACCTGGGGGCGTTCGTGGGACGTGAGGGCAAGCCGGCGGTGTCGCCGACGCACTGGCGGGCGACGAGCGCGGACGCGGCGGGGGTTCGATCTCGCGCGGTGGCGGCGGGCCTGGGGGTGCCGCTGCAGGAGCTGTGCACCAAGGGCGGACCGAACGATCGGGCAATGATCGACTGCATCACGCTGCTGAGGAAGCCGGAAGTGGGCGATCCGACGAGCACGCCCGGCGGGGCGACGATGGTGCTCGAGAATCTCGATTTCTGGCAGGAGATCCAGGCGCTGGGCCGCGCGGGGCGGGCCTACGACGCAGCGGTGGACCCGCTGCACCGCCCGGCGCACCTCCCACCGCTGCTCGAGGGCGAGCGGGCGACGCTCCGCGCGCGGGCGCTCCGCGGCTGA
- a CDS encoding DVUA0089 family protein, giving the protein MKTTTTIAAITLAAGLAHAQEWNEIDDAGQDGIGDAQTTDGSGPLTTINGTLATDVDLYAFIITDLDDFSASTDGGASFDTQLFLFDDEGLGVTENDDDITTGTLQSFLNGDGPIAAGLDAGVYYLAISGFNNDPLDSAGVDMFGFDTWPGRGDQRQPVSTLELVNWDGSAFGTGGSYTITLTGASFLTTCFVDFDRDGELTIFDFLGFQNAFDAGDLAADCDEDGELTLFDFLCFQNLFDVGCE; this is encoded by the coding sequence ATGAAGACCACCACGACGATCGCCGCCATCACCCTCGCCGCCGGTCTGGCGCACGCTCAGGAGTGGAACGAGATCGACGACGCCGGCCAGGACGGCATCGGCGACGCCCAGACCACCGACGGCTCCGGACCGTTGACCACCATCAACGGCACACTCGCCACCGACGTCGACCTCTACGCCTTCATCATCACCGACCTCGACGACTTCTCCGCCAGCACCGACGGCGGAGCCAGCTTCGACACCCAGCTATTCCTCTTCGACGACGAGGGCCTGGGCGTCACCGAGAACGACGACGACATCACCACCGGCACCCTCCAGTCATTCCTCAACGGCGACGGCCCCATCGCCGCCGGCCTCGACGCCGGCGTCTACTACCTCGCCATCAGCGGCTTCAACAACGACCCCCTCGACTCGGCGGGGGTCGACATGTTCGGCTTCGACACCTGGCCGGGCCGGGGCGACCAGCGACAGCCCGTCTCCACCCTCGAGCTCGTCAACTGGGACGGCTCGGCCTTCGGCACCGGCGGCAGCTACACCATCACCCTCACCGGCGCCAGCTTCCTCACCACCTGCTTCGTCGACTTCGATCGCGACGGCGAGCTCACCATCTTCGACTTCCTGGGCTTCCAGAACGCCTTCGACGCCGGCGACCTCGCCGCCGACTGCGACGAGGACGGCGAGCTCACGCTCTTCGACTTCCTCTGCTTCCAGAACCTCTTCGACGTCGGCTGCGAGTAA
- a CDS encoding HAD-IA family hydrolase encodes MTPIDADRVRVVCLDWGGVLLRICRGWEEGCAAAGIEVRGGSADDHLRAQRHALALRYHAGELSCGDFFARVAEATPGYDASEITRIHDAWLLGEYDGARALVEDLRAAPGITTALLSNTNHRHWARRDEFAAAGMLRHQVASHLLGVAKPDEAIYRALERTTDASGDQIAFFDDTAENVDAARALGWQAVHVDHAGDPPAQIRAALAGLLT; translated from the coding sequence GTGACCCCGATCGACGCAGACCGCGTCCGCGTGGTGTGCCTCGACTGGGGCGGCGTGCTGCTCCGCATCTGCCGCGGCTGGGAGGAGGGCTGCGCCGCCGCCGGCATCGAGGTGCGCGGCGGCAGCGCCGACGACCACCTCCGCGCACAGCGACACGCACTCGCACTCCGCTACCACGCCGGCGAGCTGAGCTGCGGCGACTTCTTCGCCCGCGTCGCCGAGGCCACCCCGGGCTACGACGCCAGCGAGATCACCCGCATCCACGATGCCTGGCTGCTCGGCGAGTACGACGGCGCGCGGGCGCTCGTCGAGGACCTCCGAGCCGCCCCGGGCATCACCACCGCGCTGCTGAGCAACACCAACCACCGCCACTGGGCCCGCCGCGACGAGTTCGCCGCCGCCGGCATGCTCCGCCACCAGGTCGCCAGCCACCTTCTGGGCGTCGCCAAGCCCGACGAGGCCATCTACCGCGCCCTGGAACGCACGACCGACGCCTCCGGAGACCAGATCGCCTTCTTCGACGACACCGCCGAGAACGTCGACGCCGCCCGCGCGCTGGGCTGGCAGGCCGTCCACGTCGACCACGCCGGCGATCCGCCCGCGCAGATCCGCGCCGCCCTCGCCGGCTTGCTCACCTAG
- a CDS encoding ABC transporter permease subunit, translated as MPVFLRWLLRLGPLNPIAVRLVENGSRRSRHMYVRSAYLALLVLVMLWTLLVQTGGGGSASFRELAEAGASTFSYVAYLQILLICVLAPVFMAGAIAQEASPRTWEVLLTTPLGKLQIVLGNLLGRLFFVLALLFASLPLFALTQYFGGVPGSSILASYVVAGAAAVLVGTIAIALAVSRVAGRRAVFAFYVAVVTYLGVTAGIDAWLRQRGWGAGGGDGVTWMTGINPFLALRSLLNPTTYPRAPEGTLGGLAAFFLESPVTAWVSLSVGLSLVLVVASTATVRSGGLVGARAVGGTPWYRRMLGLGGGGGGSEDTRPSRLVWHNPIAWREAAARNATLGRIVARWAFIVLGIGLGATLVGLFAAGSMGAADYQLALLVLVLVELAVTMLIAINMSATAISREREDGTLDLLLTTPITPGEYLGGKLRGLVAYLLPMLSVPVVTLLLAGLHSLAAGSTVPTGAALGFPVPVVLHEAGLLLALTAGPFLALCVMIGLHWSLKSKGAIASVVGAVIVVFLVAAIAGGCGLNAGAEIPVVGPVLAGLSPYAAVFAMIEVEPGMFETLDAGGQSPLTTARVALLSGTALSAIAHLLAVWSIHAQMVKRFDMTVRKLAGTN; from the coding sequence ATGCCCGTTTTTCTGCGGTGGCTGCTGCGGCTCGGCCCCCTCAACCCGATCGCGGTGCGGCTGGTGGAGAATGGCTCCCGGCGGTCGCGGCACATGTACGTGCGGTCGGCCTACCTCGCGCTGCTTGTCCTGGTGATGCTGTGGACGCTGCTGGTGCAGACCGGCGGGGGCGGTTCGGCAAGTTTTCGGGAGCTGGCCGAGGCGGGGGCGTCGACGTTCTCGTACGTGGCCTACCTGCAGATCCTTCTGATCTGCGTGCTGGCGCCGGTGTTCATGGCCGGTGCGATCGCCCAGGAGGCCAGCCCTCGGACGTGGGAGGTGCTGCTGACCACGCCGCTGGGCAAGCTCCAGATCGTGCTTGGCAACCTGCTGGGGCGGCTGTTCTTCGTGCTGGCGCTGCTGTTCGCGAGCCTGCCGCTGTTCGCGCTGACGCAGTACTTCGGGGGCGTGCCGGGGTCGAGCATCCTGGCGAGCTACGTGGTGGCGGGGGCGGCGGCGGTGCTGGTAGGGACCATCGCGATCGCACTGGCGGTCAGCCGGGTGGCGGGCCGGCGGGCGGTGTTCGCGTTCTACGTCGCGGTGGTGACCTACCTGGGGGTGACCGCGGGCATCGACGCGTGGCTACGGCAGCGGGGCTGGGGCGCGGGCGGCGGCGACGGCGTGACCTGGATGACGGGCATCAACCCGTTCCTGGCGCTGCGATCGCTGCTGAATCCGACGACCTATCCACGGGCGCCCGAGGGCACGCTGGGCGGGCTGGCGGCGTTCTTCCTCGAGTCGCCGGTGACGGCCTGGGTCTCCCTGTCGGTGGGGCTGAGCCTGGTGCTAGTGGTGGCTTCGACGGCGACGGTCCGCAGCGGCGGGCTCGTGGGGGCTCGGGCCGTCGGCGGCACGCCGTGGTACCGGCGGATGCTGGGCCTGGGCGGCGGTGGTGGTGGTAGCGAAGATACGAGGCCCTCGCGGCTGGTGTGGCACAACCCGATCGCGTGGCGGGAGGCCGCGGCGCGGAACGCGACGCTGGGGCGGATCGTGGCGCGGTGGGCGTTCATCGTGCTGGGCATCGGACTGGGCGCGACGCTGGTGGGGCTGTTCGCCGCGGGATCGATGGGAGCGGCGGACTACCAGCTCGCGCTGCTGGTGCTGGTGCTGGTCGAGCTGGCGGTGACGATGCTGATCGCGATCAACATGTCGGCGACGGCGATCAGCCGCGAGCGGGAGGACGGCACGCTCGATCTGCTGCTGACCACGCCGATCACGCCGGGCGAGTACTTGGGCGGGAAGCTGCGGGGGCTCGTGGCGTACCTGCTGCCGATGCTGTCGGTGCCGGTGGTCACGCTGCTGCTGGCGGGGTTGCACTCGCTGGCGGCGGGCTCGACGGTGCCGACGGGGGCGGCGCTGGGCTTCCCGGTGCCGGTGGTGCTGCACGAGGCGGGGCTGCTGCTGGCGTTGACGGCCGGGCCCTTCCTGGCGCTGTGCGTGATGATCGGGCTGCACTGGTCGTTGAAGAGCAAGGGCGCGATCGCGTCGGTGGTGGGCGCGGTGATCGTGGTGTTCCTGGTGGCGGCGATCGCGGGTGGCTGCGGGCTGAACGCGGGCGCGGAGATTCCGGTGGTCGGGCCGGTGCTGGCGGGGCTGAGCCCGTACGCGGCGGTGTTCGCGATGATCGAGGTCGAGCCGGGGATGTTCGAGACGCTGGACGCGGGCGGGCAATCGCCGCTGACGACGGCACGGGTGGCGTTGCTCTCGGGCACGGCGTTGTCGGCCATCGCGCACCTGCTGGCGGTGTGGAGCATCCACGCGCAGATGGTCAAGCGATTCGACATGACCGTGCGGAAGCTGGCTGGCACGAACTAG
- a CDS encoding GC-type dockerin domain-anchored protein — protein MKSTSIAIAALLLSGGAASAQIDFEERLEGEPIDTQFADLGITFSTGRGTASISNWQTYFGTLSICNATQGGLGLDRDLTLIMEFDPPLSHIEFDWHTAGMPGSDSPIRFYAGGTLVDDDLLPQTGDDWQRGVAFDGLDSVDRIEIDSGGGSLWLFSIDNISFGVLDCFANFDRDGELTLFDFLGFQNAFDAGDPAADCDEDGELTLFDFLCFQNLFDVGCE, from the coding sequence ATGAAGAGCACGAGCATCGCGATCGCCGCCCTGTTGCTGTCCGGCGGCGCCGCATCCGCCCAGATCGACTTCGAGGAACGCCTCGAGGGCGAGCCCATCGATACCCAGTTCGCCGATCTGGGCATCACCTTCTCCACCGGCCGCGGCACCGCCTCGATCAGCAACTGGCAGACGTACTTTGGCACGCTGTCGATCTGCAACGCCACGCAGGGCGGCCTCGGCCTCGACCGCGACCTCACGCTCATCATGGAGTTCGACCCGCCCCTCAGCCACATCGAGTTCGACTGGCACACGGCGGGCATGCCGGGCTCGGACTCTCCAATCCGCTTCTACGCGGGTGGTACGCTCGTCGACGACGACCTGCTCCCCCAGACCGGGGACGACTGGCAGCGCGGCGTCGCCTTCGATGGGCTCGATTCGGTCGATCGCATCGAGATCGACTCCGGCGGCGGCTCGCTCTGGCTCTTCAGCATCGACAACATCTCGTTCGGCGTGCTGGACTGCTTCGCGAACTTCGACCGCGACGGCGAACTCACCCTCTTCGATTTCCTGGGCTTCCAGAACGCCTTCGACGCCGGCGACCCCGCCGCCGACTGCGACGAGGACGGCGAGCTCACGCTCTTCGACTTCCTCTGCTTCCAGAACCTCTTCGACGTCGGCTGCGAGTAA
- a CDS encoding ATP-binding protein, which yields MLLLTVIEGPDAGKRFELPADEPQLLGRSSEALPLSDQAVSRRHAELTPDGGEWYLRDLKSQNGTLVNGLAIRGRVRLRRGDQIRVGETVLAFGRTSIVDELDMIDLLDPIDMATSVESSVQASTDDPASSRIADAKDGALDHLRVVYQITELTARAATRGAMLHGLLDLIFQEFQPERGVFMLLDQDGELRPAAIKQRELLPGLDADRIQVSQTILQHAVRHGEGVLSTNAMGDPRFSAGDSVQALRIRSAICVPVQHRTTTFGAIYIDTSAADQTFDDEQLRLLNAVGQQAGIALANLRLHHDKLHAERLAAMGETVASLSHSIKNILQGLSGGADLVEMGLNRDDLGIASQGWDILRRNLDRIVQLTTNMLAFSRQRQVELELTSLGTLLDDCAQLLATPCEQRGVALLVDAGDDIPPVPIDPSLIHQAVMNLLTNALEAVPDETGSITVRVDYHEPDSRGPRTPGAAEIVVVDNGPGIPPERHAAVFEPFHTTKGTRGTGLGLAVTKRIIEDHGGHIRIESQDGQGTAFRVVLPLDPGRIVDLSATKGPPAGF from the coding sequence ATGCTGCTGCTCACCGTCATCGAGGGCCCCGACGCCGGAAAACGCTTCGAGCTGCCCGCCGACGAGCCCCAGCTGCTCGGCCGCTCCAGCGAGGCCCTGCCCCTCTCCGACCAGGCCGTCTCCCGACGCCACGCCGAGCTCACCCCCGACGGCGGCGAGTGGTACCTCCGGGACCTCAAGAGCCAGAACGGCACGCTGGTCAACGGCCTGGCCATCCGAGGCCGAGTCCGCCTCCGCCGCGGCGACCAGATCCGCGTCGGCGAGACGGTGCTGGCCTTCGGACGCACCAGCATCGTCGACGAGCTCGACATGATCGACCTGCTCGACCCCATCGACATGGCCACCAGCGTCGAATCCTCCGTGCAGGCCAGCACCGACGACCCCGCGAGCAGCCGCATCGCCGACGCCAAGGATGGCGCCCTCGACCACCTCCGCGTCGTCTACCAGATCACCGAGCTTACCGCCCGCGCCGCCACCCGAGGCGCCATGCTCCACGGCCTGCTCGATCTCATCTTCCAGGAATTCCAGCCCGAGCGGGGCGTCTTCATGCTCCTCGACCAGGACGGCGAGCTCCGTCCCGCGGCCATCAAGCAGCGCGAGCTGCTGCCCGGCCTCGACGCCGACCGCATCCAGGTCAGCCAGACCATCCTCCAGCACGCCGTCCGCCACGGCGAGGGCGTGCTCTCCACCAACGCCATGGGCGATCCGCGGTTCTCGGCCGGCGACTCCGTACAGGCGCTCCGCATCCGCAGCGCCATCTGCGTGCCCGTGCAGCACCGCACCACCACCTTCGGCGCCATCTACATTGATACCTCGGCCGCCGACCAGACCTTCGACGACGAGCAGCTCCGCCTGCTCAACGCCGTCGGCCAGCAGGCCGGCATCGCACTGGCCAACCTCCGCCTGCACCACGATAAGCTGCACGCCGAACGGCTCGCGGCCATGGGCGAGACCGTCGCGAGCCTGAGCCACTCGATCAAGAACATCCTCCAGGGCCTCAGCGGCGGCGCCGACCTCGTCGAGATGGGCCTCAACCGCGACGACCTGGGCATCGCCAGCCAGGGCTGGGACATCCTCCGCCGCAACCTCGACCGCATCGTCCAGCTCACCACCAACATGCTCGCCTTCAGCCGCCAGCGGCAGGTCGAGCTGGAGCTGACCTCGCTCGGCACGCTGCTCGACGACTGTGCACAGCTCCTCGCCACCCCGTGCGAGCAACGCGGCGTGGCGCTCCTCGTCGACGCCGGCGACGACATCCCCCCCGTGCCGATCGATCCGTCGCTGATCCACCAGGCCGTCATGAACCTGCTGACCAACGCGCTCGAGGCCGTTCCCGACGAGACCGGCAGCATCACCGTCCGCGTGGACTACCACGAGCCCGACAGCCGGGGCCCGAGGACGCCCGGCGCCGCCGAGATCGTCGTGGTCGACAACGGCCCGGGCATCCCGCCCGAGCGGCACGCCGCCGTCTTCGAGCCCTTCCACACCACCAAGGGCACCAGGGGCACCGGGCTCGGCCTCGCCGTCACCAAGCGGATCATCGAGGACCACGGCGGCCACATCCGCATCGAGTCGCAGGACGGACAGGGCACCGCATTCCGAGTCGTGCTGCCGCTGGACCCCGGGCGCATCGTGGATCTCTCGGCCACCAAGGGCCCCCCCGCGGGCTTCTAG